cgaagacgagtggtgacacagtcattacgtcacgagtattttccgagctgaacgaagaaaaatattagggaataatatacttatcacatgcacaagcaagaattcgttattttttgcaaaataaaataagttttcctgacgattccgcgtttaaacttttgaactactttaggaataagtATCAGTATGctgtgcacaagttgtcaatcatttccagtcgtccgtcatgtgcgttagcgctcacgttcgttcgtgtgtggagcaaatgacagctcttggtctacacgtaggctaccttcagcaaagttatactctatttcaaagatagcatagtcctagaaatttatcacagacgaagatacgctatttttcgggaacaaatatcgactgaatctcgacggcgcaaacactgtaaacgtcgcgcctgaccctgtttgcaatgcatacggaacccacggtatacgcgaccagcttcgagttcgttgtttcagCAAATTATTCAcataattccttcggaatatacaggcggtaaaCTCttctgtttacattgttcggattattaatgtcgtagtccgtgaaaatatcgatttcatgttgtttgtttacatatttacgagcacaccgaagatcgacaaaaaaaaggtccaacgcaccaaaattgatgacatagacatGGGTTGTCGTGAAGTAGAatgaccagagaataaatcccgtattttctgttcagagacaacaaacttggcttgtgcatgtgataatattGTTTGTCTCATTACAGTTGATGCAGTGTACAATGTAGTGATGTCATCTTCTGCACATAGCTTAtgtcagtgaaatttgatgacattAATGTCAATGTGAGCTGGTGCCCGAAACCCATGATTTCCTTCACAGTATTTTAGATCATCTCCATTGTTTTATATTAAATTCTCAGTGGTACTGTTAGAATGTCAAAAGCCAAAGTACAAAAGTTATGtaggtaaaaaataaaatttgaagtaTAAAAAAGCAGAATTAATTAAGTATAAAGAGCTTGTAGAAAAGTTGGTACACATTCACTTAGGCACAATTTTAGTCACTAGAGTCAGTGTAGACACATTGGGAGGGCAAATCGTCTTGTCAGACTGTATGTGTAGGATCACCTCAACATACGGCTTTGCTGGACATGCAAAGAGTTACTCATTTCAGTATTGTGAAAACAATTAGAATCTATCTGTTAGTTGTAGCAGTGACCTCTTGGAAGAACAAGGATCAAACCATACACTGTCATTGGAGCTACcatttgacctttcacctttaTTCATTCAACCTGTCTTTGTTGTTTCAGGCCaatttgctgaaaatgaaacaaatgaagTCAACTTCAGAGAAATACCGTAAGTATAAATTATAATCTCAATCATGGTATGAATGGGTCACATCAGCTGAAGATATTATTAGCTGATAATAGGCCCATCAAAATATAGGCCAATTGGCACTTATTTTGGATTTTAGTTTTGCTTGATGTTTTCCAGAGACATCTCAATGTGCCTCGCTCTTACATTAAAAATTACCAATGAGTATATTAGGATCCACATAtgcgcaatttaatcattcttCACTCTTTaattactgatatttatttCGCTCTTTTTGTTCACAGTTCCCATGTCCTGTGTAAAGTATGCATGTATTTCACCTACAAGGTTCGCTACACCAACAGTTCGACAGAGATTCCTGAATTTCCAATCGCCCCGGAAATTGCACTGGAATTGCTAATGGCTGCTAATTTCTTAGATTGTTAGAAAGAGAGAGATCAACTCTTCAAGATATGTAATATTCACTTTGTGATCGTGAAGTGCTAGACAGCTCCTCCTTGTCATCTGAGGAGAGCCTGGACTGTCCACACCAGGGAGTTTTGAAGGCAGCCATGTTTTTTCATAttctaaaaagacaaatattttgttttgttgtccgGTAACCTGTAGACCTCATATATCTCATGGTATGGACTCACCCAGGCATAATTTATGGGTAATGGGGTCAAGTCAGTAACAGTTTTATGTAAATCAAGAGGAATACACTGGTGTGATTGGTCAACAGACTTGACATACATCAACAATCATTATTATATTTGTTCACAGCATGACAttgtaatatttaaaatatactGAATACCATCAAACTGAGGTGATTAATTACAGCACagaagttttataattattttgaaaGTAGTACTTATGAagtgtatttatataaatatagaAGCTAAGAAGCTATTcatttgctttgaaatgttTACTGGCGTTTTCTAGAACTTGTAAGAACATCAATAAATTTGTTGGAACAGTGTGGAATACATGCTTTCGTTCCATTTACATGTAGTTTGACACAGTGTCTTCAAAACTCCCTGTAGCAACCTAGTAGTTAAAGTTATGATTTGTTTGTAGTTTCTGTTGACAGTTTAGTCTGTAGGTTCTACTGATCAGGCCAGTTCGTGATTGTCATAAATTTACGTGTTACTCAAAATTTGGTTGTACTCTTTGAGGGAAAAAGGTTGTCTCACTCTTGGCTAGCGTTTGTAAAAATGTGCATAAGGTTGTAGCTGCTTTAATTTAACCCTCATATATGTGGTTGACAGCCAGGCACACTTTACAACATATTATAACAACACTTTGGTATGATATCATTGATGCTGACCATAatatgttgtcatgacaacagaaAAGCAATCTTTTACCTTTCGCTCCCTCCTGTGCATACAGGAAGTCTGACCTTAACACTTGGAACTTGATGGAAAGGAATTGCAAAGATTTGAGTACACAGAAATTTATGGCAATACGGAGCTGGCCTGATAGATTCCTATGCATCTAAGAGCAAGTAAATACTAGGTGCTGAAAGCTTTGGAATCGGCAGGTAACAAATAGTTCTTGGCAAAAGATTTGCCCATGTTGTTAATGAAGAGAAACTTACACAGAAGCACTTACAAGGAGCATAGTAGACTGTTTAGTGGTGATATTCTTCTTTAAACTATTGTTGTATCTTTTGGGGAAAAGTATGCAGCGAAATTGAATGTCAGGTACAGtgtaataattattatttaaaCATTGGTGAACCAACATAAATGTGAGCCCTCGGTTGGGAGAATTAAAAACCTTCAAATTTATTCTGGGAAGGGTTTCTCAGCttacaactatgcccagttaaTATTAAATTTATATTGAGTAATAAAAAGACATAAATACCCTACTTGTTATCCCTTATTTGCTTATACTTTGTCATTCAATTAAATTAAACCCTGTGTTGGACTTTCAAGGCTTTTTGTTTAGTCCTGTCAGTAACCCCAATATGTGGCTGGATGGGCTATCTTAATATTAAAGAACAATTTGAATATTCTAAAGATATTATGGTATAAAAAAAGGGGAGAAAAGTATTTGTGGCCTGCCAGTAAGGTTTTGGGATTTAATAATCTCCCAAAACACCAGAAACAAAAGATTTTATTCTTATGTTGTGATGGCAGACATCAACATGTGGTGGTACTGGTTGTAGGTCAGTTTTTCCAACGCCAGAAAGAATACAATGGAAGAAAGAGAATATCTTGAGACTGACAATGTCTTCACACCATGGAACCTTCTCATCATATCTTGACAGTGGCATTTTTGTAAATCCAGGTTGAATACTCATGTtaaacaacattttgacagaattatTAATTCCTGTCCATCACTTCTTGTTTCATTAGCCATCAGGACAGTTTGAGAGATGACAAGCGTACATCTGTTGTTTTATACACAGACAAACCCTCAGATTTACTACCCCATTATTTTCCAGCTATCGTAGCAAATGTATttctaattttaaaatatttgttccTGACTTGTCATCTTCAAAGATGTTTGGgaaattaaaattatccattttgttttcattgacatgtaaatttgatttttttttccataattttgtttttgagttTGTGATTCCTTGCAAGTATGCATGTTGCTGTTTTTGTTCACAGCagatgaaaaataaatgaaattatttggGAATTATCAATATTGATGTTTAGCATTATTTAAGAGTGAAGTGGCTGTAACTTTCATACTTTCTCAGTTTTTGTGAATCAATGGCAAGTTCTCATTGGCCCAAATGATGTTGAAACAGCAAGCATTCATCTTGTGAACACAGCTTCTGTTCATGTaaagtgcactgttattgtcgccagttgaattttagtccggattGAAAGTCACTTTTTGGTATAAATACTGTAATAATGCAgcgtacacatgtacatgtacaggctgagttgacaagctgactTGTGAATGTATTGACCTACTTCAGTGAGCAGAACatgaaactgtagttgacattaaaaacaaaaatagagaaaaatataaaagataCAGCCACAGTTCCTTTAGGTTTTGGAATTACTTATTACACCATAGACAGTGAGGAGGGGGGTGTGAAGAcacaccccctccccccactGTCTATGATTGCGCGCAGAGTCATTACGGAATGAGTTGAGTTGTCAACAACACATCCTGTTGAGTTTATTCTTTGCCGCTTTAACTTGCTAGTTACCAAAACATGGAGACTTGTATCAATTGAAATTGTGATAGTATTGATGTTGCggattaactcagaaaccaATCCGTACAATAAATTAAATCAGactttacatttttagaaagctaTGGTGAGATACGCGCAAAGTCGCATTAGATAGCTGGAGGAGCCATTAACTTCCCGGAGTTCAACATTCTCAAAGCTTTCAACACATGAATGAGTCATTCATTGTCTGATATTGAAATCTGCCATCCTTTCTCTTTAGTATTAGTCTCAATATCGATATTGTGACCACTGTATTCTTTCAAGAGAGTACACTCAGAGTGTAGAGATGTGGGTTTATATCTGCCAACGACAACATGCATTGTGACTAGACGACTCCAAA
The DNA window shown above is from Ptychodera flava strain L36383 chromosome 5, AS_Pfla_20210202, whole genome shotgun sequence and carries:
- the LOC139134119 gene encoding elongin-C; translation: MADQKDKEGEDDKQYGGCEGPDAMYVKLVSSDGHEFIVKRDHALTSGTIKAMLSGPGQFAENETNEVNFREIPSHVLCKVCMYFTYKVRYTNSSTEIPEFPIAPEIALELLMAANFLDC